A window of Clupea harengus unplaced genomic scaffold, Ch_v2.0.2, whole genome shotgun sequence contains these coding sequences:
- the LOC122132700 gene encoding solute carrier family 22 member 6-like, with product MGFTSTMSRIGSMAAPAVLILDEVLPALPSIVYGGAAVIAGVFALFLPETLNVPLPETVDDVEEKWSKKPHIQKQIEKESVALQDMKEGGAECEDGKTSGLNAL from the exons atgggGTTCACCTCCACCATGTCCAGGATAGGTTCCATGGCGGCCCCCGCTGTTCTGATTCTGGATGAGGTGCTGCCTGCCCTGCCCAGCATCGTCTATGGAGGGGCTGCCGTGATTGCTGGAGTTTTTGCCCTCTTCCTACCTGAGACACTCAATGTTCCTCTACCTGAAACTGTAGACGACGTAGAAGAAAAATG GTCAAAAAAGCcgcacatacagaaacagattgaaaaggagagtgtggcCCTACAAGACATGAAAGAGGGAGGAGCAGAATGTGAAGACGGGAAAACTTCTGGACTTAATGCTTTATGA